A window of Ipomoea triloba cultivar NCNSP0323 chromosome 2, ASM357664v1 contains these coding sequences:
- the LOC116011376 gene encoding uncharacterized protein LOC116011376 isoform X1 has product MLHFLVYDDRQRAATRSVCERRQMSPALLLLRLWVAVADLNDGKCRRIRSSILRLWVAVANLNDGRFHGFAAPQALGGCRGSERRQMSLALLLLMLWVAVADLNDGRCRRRWLLLLKCRRLPWRTMASVNKGGAFPASSLSLVAGKHHPNSVFGRKDGSSSGKGGNKGHREISTGRATQVSVKMKALRLMMRRLEPMTFNIGLTLKSN; this is encoded by the exons atGCTTCACTTCCTCGTTTACGATGATCGGCAGCGGGCGGCAACGCGCAGCGTATGCGAACGACGGCAAATGTCGCCGGCTTTGCTGCTTCTCAGACTTTGGGTGGCGGTTGCGGATCTGAATGACGGCAAATGTCGCCGAATTCGCAGCTCCATCCTCAGGCTTTGGGTGGCGGTCGCGAATCTGAACGACGGCAGATTTCACGGCTTTGCAGCTCCTCAGGCTTTGGGTGGCTGTCGCGGATCTGAACGACGGCAGATGTCGCTAGCTTTACTGCTCCTCATGCTTTGGGTGGCGGTCGCGGATCTAAACGACGGCAGATGTCGACGACGCTGGTTGCTGCTCCTCAAATGTCGCCGGCTGCCATGGAGAACGATGGCGTCAGTGAACAAGGGTGGTGCCTTCCCTGCTTCTTCCCTGTCGCTGGTGGCCGGAAAACATCACCCGAATAGTGTCTTTGGCCGGAAAGATGGTAGTTCATCAGGTAAAGGAGGAAACAAAG GGCATAGGGAGATCTCAACAGGACGAGCAACACAAGTATCTGTAAAAATGAAGGCTCTCAGGTTGATGATGCGgagactcgaacccatgacTTTTAATATAGGGTTGACTCTAAaatcaaattga
- the LOC116011376 gene encoding uncharacterized protein LOC116011376 isoform X3: protein MSPALLLLRLWVAVADLNDGKCRRIRSSILRLWVAVANLNDGRFHGFAAPQALGGCRGSERRQMSLALLLLMLWVAVADLNDGRCRRRWLLLLKCRRLPWRTMASVNKGGAFPASSLSLVAGKHHPNSVFGRKDGSSSGKGGNKGHREISTGRATQVSVKMKALRLMMRRLEPMTFNIGLTLKSN from the exons ATGTCGCCGGCTTTGCTGCTTCTCAGACTTTGGGTGGCGGTTGCGGATCTGAATGACGGCAAATGTCGCCGAATTCGCAGCTCCATCCTCAGGCTTTGGGTGGCGGTCGCGAATCTGAACGACGGCAGATTTCACGGCTTTGCAGCTCCTCAGGCTTTGGGTGGCTGTCGCGGATCTGAACGACGGCAGATGTCGCTAGCTTTACTGCTCCTCATGCTTTGGGTGGCGGTCGCGGATCTAAACGACGGCAGATGTCGACGACGCTGGTTGCTGCTCCTCAAATGTCGCCGGCTGCCATGGAGAACGATGGCGTCAGTGAACAAGGGTGGTGCCTTCCCTGCTTCTTCCCTGTCGCTGGTGGCCGGAAAACATCACCCGAATAGTGTCTTTGGCCGGAAAGATGGTAGTTCATCAGGTAAAGGAGGAAACAAAG GGCATAGGGAGATCTCAACAGGACGAGCAACACAAGTATCTGTAAAAATGAAGGCTCTCAGGTTGATGATGCGgagactcgaacccatgacTTTTAATATAGGGTTGACTCTAAaatcaaattga
- the LOC116011376 gene encoding uncharacterized protein LOC116011376 isoform X2: MLHFLVYDDRQRAATRSVCERRQMSPALLLLRLWVAVADLNDGKCRRIRSSILRLWVAVANLNDGRFHGFAAPQALGGCRGSERRQMSLALLLLMLWVAVADLNDGRCRRRWLLLLKCRRLPWRTMASVNKGGAFPASSLSLVAGKHHPNSVFGRKDGSSSGHREISTGRATQVSVKMKALRLMMRRLEPMTFNIGLTLKSN, encoded by the exons atGCTTCACTTCCTCGTTTACGATGATCGGCAGCGGGCGGCAACGCGCAGCGTATGCGAACGACGGCAAATGTCGCCGGCTTTGCTGCTTCTCAGACTTTGGGTGGCGGTTGCGGATCTGAATGACGGCAAATGTCGCCGAATTCGCAGCTCCATCCTCAGGCTTTGGGTGGCGGTCGCGAATCTGAACGACGGCAGATTTCACGGCTTTGCAGCTCCTCAGGCTTTGGGTGGCTGTCGCGGATCTGAACGACGGCAGATGTCGCTAGCTTTACTGCTCCTCATGCTTTGGGTGGCGGTCGCGGATCTAAACGACGGCAGATGTCGACGACGCTGGTTGCTGCTCCTCAAATGTCGCCGGCTGCCATGGAGAACGATGGCGTCAGTGAACAAGGGTGGTGCCTTCCCTGCTTCTTCCCTGTCGCTGGTGGCCGGAAAACATCACCCGAATAGTGTCTTTGGCCGGAAAGATGGTAGTTCATCAG GGCATAGGGAGATCTCAACAGGACGAGCAACACAAGTATCTGTAAAAATGAAGGCTCTCAGGTTGATGATGCGgagactcgaacccatgacTTTTAATATAGGGTTGACTCTAAaatcaaattga
- the LOC116006411 gene encoding thioredoxin-like 1-2, chloroplastic isoform X2 — MASSLKNRFSLSGSLLSSRAKGSSGVSLPFVAVQVADSRSKEFLGKPLNISDQIGFSSCNAQASICVSRSLRWWEKTLQPNMIEIHSAQELVDTLANAGDRLVIVDFYSPGCGGCKALHPKICQLAETNQNAIFLKVNYEEHKPMCHSLHIHVLPFFRFYRGAEGRVCSFSCTIATIKKLKDALVKYGTERCCSSLGAAKGLEESELLALSSTVKVSRKSPVEESTVMDRIEDLVSSLGKAENMAGLSGELLAT, encoded by the exons ATGGCGTCCTCTTTGAAGAACAGGTTTTCTCTTTCTGGGTCTCTCCTCAGCTCCAGAGCTAAAGGCTCTTCTGGGGTTTCTTTGCCATTTGTAGCTGTCCAGGTTGCAGATTCAAGATCAAAAGAGTTTCTTGGCAAGCCTTTGAATATATCAGATCAGATAGGGTTCAGCAGCTGTAAT gcaCAAGCATCAATCTGTGTTAGCAGATCTCTGAGGTGGTGGGAAAAGACTCTTCAGCCCAACATGATAGAGATCCATTCAGCACAAGAGCTTGTGGATACATTGGCAAATGCTGGGGATAGGTTGGTCATTGTAGACTTCTATTCCCCTGGTTGTGGTGGTTGCAAGGCCTTGCATCCTAAG ATCTGTCAACTGGCTGAAACAAATCAAAATGCCATTTTTCTCAAGGTCAACTATGAAGAACACAAGCCCATGTGCCATAGCCTCCACATACATGTTCTGCCATTTTTCAGATTCTACAGAGGAGCAGAGGGGAGGGTTTGTAGCTTCAGCTGTACTATTGCAACT ATCAAGAAATTGAAGGATGCATTAGTGAAGTATGGGACAGAGAGATGCTGCAGCAGCCTTGGAGCAGCAAAGGGTCTTGAGGAATCTGAACTTTTAGCTTTATCCTCAACTGTTAAAGTTTCAAGAAAGTCCCCAGTGGAGGAGTCTACTGTGATGGATAGGATTGAGGATTTGGTTTCAAGTTTGGGCAAAGCTGAGAACATGGCTGGATTAAGTGGTGAGCTGTTGGCTACATAG
- the LOC116006411 gene encoding thioredoxin-like 1-2, chloroplastic isoform X1 produces the protein MASSLKNRFSLSGSLLSSRAKGSSGVSLPFVAVQVADSRSKEFLGKPLNISDQIGFSSCNVRPLCVNAQASICVSRSLRWWEKTLQPNMIEIHSAQELVDTLANAGDRLVIVDFYSPGCGGCKALHPKICQLAETNQNAIFLKVNYEEHKPMCHSLHIHVLPFFRFYRGAEGRVCSFSCTIATIKKLKDALVKYGTERCCSSLGAAKGLEESELLALSSTVKVSRKSPVEESTVMDRIEDLVSSLGKAENMAGLSGELLAT, from the exons ATGGCGTCCTCTTTGAAGAACAGGTTTTCTCTTTCTGGGTCTCTCCTCAGCTCCAGAGCTAAAGGCTCTTCTGGGGTTTCTTTGCCATTTGTAGCTGTCCAGGTTGCAGATTCAAGATCAAAAGAGTTTCTTGGCAAGCCTTTGAATATATCAGATCAGATAGGGTTCAGCAGCTGTAATGTTAGACCTCTCTGTGTTAAT gcaCAAGCATCAATCTGTGTTAGCAGATCTCTGAGGTGGTGGGAAAAGACTCTTCAGCCCAACATGATAGAGATCCATTCAGCACAAGAGCTTGTGGATACATTGGCAAATGCTGGGGATAGGTTGGTCATTGTAGACTTCTATTCCCCTGGTTGTGGTGGTTGCAAGGCCTTGCATCCTAAG ATCTGTCAACTGGCTGAAACAAATCAAAATGCCATTTTTCTCAAGGTCAACTATGAAGAACACAAGCCCATGTGCCATAGCCTCCACATACATGTTCTGCCATTTTTCAGATTCTACAGAGGAGCAGAGGGGAGGGTTTGTAGCTTCAGCTGTACTATTGCAACT ATCAAGAAATTGAAGGATGCATTAGTGAAGTATGGGACAGAGAGATGCTGCAGCAGCCTTGGAGCAGCAAAGGGTCTTGAGGAATCTGAACTTTTAGCTTTATCCTCAACTGTTAAAGTTTCAAGAAAGTCCCCAGTGGAGGAGTCTACTGTGATGGATAGGATTGAGGATTTGGTTTCAAGTTTGGGCAAAGCTGAGAACATGGCTGGATTAAGTGGTGAGCTGTTGGCTACATAG
- the LOC116011364 gene encoding photosynthetic NDH subunit of subcomplex B 4, chloroplastic: protein MAEAVMSFTIIKPKIHSPSLPCPSKLPKPLGQCLNSAFSPCSSFQIEGGGKSRRGCRTRVNAFPGLQLMAVMVEHLDGQRDLITHKSVWHLSDAAIKNVYSFYIMFTIWGCCFFGSTKDPYYDSENYRGDGGDGTGHWIYDKQEDIEERSRAELWREELIEEIEQKVEGLRELEEAKEEELVK from the exons ATGGCTGAAGCTGTGATGAGCTTCACCATTATCAAACCAAAAATTCATAGCCCCTCTCTTCCTTGTCCATCAAAACTTCCTAAACCA CTCGGACAATGCTTAAATTCTGCCTTTAGCCCTTGCAGTAGTTTCCAG ATTGAAGGTGGGGGAAAGAGCAGAAGGGGTTGTAGAACAAGAGTGAATGCATTCCCAGGTTTGCAATTGATGGCAGTAATGGTTGAGCACTTGGATGGCCAAAGAGACCTCATCACTCACAAGTCTGTTTGGCATCTAAGTGATGCAGCCATCAAAAATGTTT ACTCATTTTACATCATGTTCACTATTTGGGGATGCTGCTTCTTTGGTTCTACTAAA GATCCCTACTATGATTCCGAGAATTATAGAGGAGATGGCGGGGATGGTACTGGACATTGGATCTATGATAAG CAAGAAGACATTGAAGAAAGATCTCGGGCGGAGCTATGGCGTGAGGAGCTGATAGAGGAGATAGAGCAGAAGGTTGAAGGGCTGCGAGAGCTAGAAGAAGCTAAGGAAGAAGAGCTTGTCAAAtga
- the LOC116005256 gene encoding uncharacterized endoplasmic reticulum membrane protein C16E8.02 — MGLLDLEKHFAFYGAYHSNPVNVLIHVVFVWPIFFTALIPLYFTSPIFKTSPIQLCDHTILVLNYGFLLTLVYGVFYVALDNKAGSLAALLCFLCWVFSSSLAHNLGFSLAWKVALVAQLICWTSQFIGHGMFEKRAPALLDNLTQALLMAPFFVLLEVLQSFFGYEPYPGFHAKVKAKIDADIKEWKEKKIS; from the exons ATGGGATTGTTGGATTTGGAGAAACACTTTGCATTCTATGGGGCATACCACAGCAACCCAGTGAATGTGTTGATTCACGTGGTGTTTGTTTGGCCAATTTTCTTTACGGCTTTGATTCCCTTGTATTTCACATCCCCAATCTTCAAGACCTCTCCGATTCAGCTCTGTGACCACACCATTTTGGTGCTGAATTATGGGTTCTTGCTCACCTTGGTTTATGGGGTTTTCTATGTGGCTTTGGACAATAAAGCTGGATCTTTGGCTGCCTTGCTCTGTTTCCTCTGCTGGGTTTTTAGCAGTTCTCTTGCTCATAATCTGGGTTTCTCCCTTGCTTGGAAG GTTGCTCTTGTTGCTCAGTTGATCTGCTGGACAAGCCAGTTTATAGGTCATGGAATGTTTGAG AAGCGAGCCCCTGCTTTACTGGACAATCTTACACAAGCATTACTTATGGCACCTTTCTTTGTCTTGTTGGAG GTGCTACAATCTTTCTTTGGCTATGAGCCTTATCCTGGCTTCCATGCCAAAGTCAAAGCAAAGATAGATGCTGACATTAAAGAgtggaaagaaaagaaaatttctTGA